The following proteins come from a genomic window of Candidatus Obscuribacter sp.:
- the lpxI gene encoding UDP-2,3-diacylglucosamine diphosphatase LpxI (LpxI, functionally equivalent to LpxH, replaces it in LPS biosynthesis in a minority of bacteria.), which yields MASSTIQNATTSLAIVAGEGKLPAILAKSAKERGYRVVALALSDSAFSLIEPLVDKAYNVAPGQLGRNVGIVKKEGCPSIVFIGKVPKINLLHQLHKLDWVAVKELSKLPNFNDDTIQTGVGGVMEANGVKVLTQREFLQHLFPEIGVLTERQPSAEEYSDIDFGMSVAREIARLDIGQTVVVKDRMILAVEAIEGTDEAIKRAVKLARGPVVVCKVSKQGQDQRFDTPTVGMSTLQAMIPESGKLGGILAVQAKETLVVEKDEMIKFAQEKGIAIVAVPAGQTK from the coding sequence ATGGCTTCTTCCACCATTCAAAACGCTACAACTTCTCTGGCCATTGTGGCAGGGGAGGGTAAATTGCCAGCGATTCTGGCAAAGTCAGCCAAAGAGCGTGGCTATCGTGTGGTTGCTCTGGCTCTAAGTGATAGTGCCTTCAGTCTCATTGAGCCGCTCGTGGATAAGGCCTACAACGTGGCTCCCGGTCAGCTGGGACGCAATGTCGGCATAGTCAAAAAAGAAGGTTGCCCATCAATAGTGTTTATTGGCAAAGTGCCAAAGATAAATTTACTGCATCAGCTCCATAAGCTTGATTGGGTGGCGGTTAAGGAGCTATCCAAGCTACCTAATTTTAATGACGACACCATTCAAACAGGTGTCGGCGGCGTGATGGAAGCCAATGGTGTCAAAGTTTTGACCCAGCGTGAGTTTTTGCAGCATTTATTTCCCGAGATAGGGGTACTGACGGAGCGCCAGCCCAGCGCTGAAGAATACAGTGATATTGATTTTGGTATGAGCGTTGCTCGCGAGATCGCTCGTCTGGATATTGGTCAAACTGTAGTCGTCAAAGACCGCATGATACTCGCTGTGGAAGCCATTGAGGGCACAGACGAAGCAATTAAAAGAGCAGTTAAGTTAGCTCGCGGTCCGGTAGTCGTATGCAAAGTGTCAAAACAGGGGCAGGATCAGCGTTTTGATACCCCCACTGTGGGCATGAGTACGCTCCAGGCGATGATTCCCGAAAGCGGTAAGCTCGGCGGTATCCTGGCTGTGCAGGCTAAAGAGACTCTGGTTGTCGAAAAAGATGAGATGATCAAATTTGCCCAGGAAAAAGGTATAGCGATAGTGGCTGTGCCGGCTGGTCAAACTAAATAA
- a CDS encoding stress protein codes for MQNQANNPQNTPRTTSARGFASMDQEKQRRIASLGGKAAHASGNAHEFDSKEAAEAGRKGGLASHGRKSKTKADSQSAPRNEQSEQNNFDVQSKASEGPTRAEFNAQAE; via the coding sequence ATGCAAAATCAAGCAAATAACCCTCAAAATACCCCTCGTACTACATCGGCGCGCGGTTTTGCCTCAATGGATCAAGAAAAGCAAAGACGCATCGCCAGCCTTGGTGGCAAAGCCGCCCATGCCTCCGGTAATGCTCATGAATTCGATTCAAAGGAAGCTGCGGAAGCCGGTCGCAAAGGCGGGCTGGCCAGTCATGGCCGCAAAAGTAAGACAAAGGCTGATTCACAATCGGCACCACGAAATGAGCAATCAGAACAAAACAATTTTGATGTGCAGTCCAAAGCCAGTGAAGGTCCTACTCGCGCTGAATTTAATGCACAGGCTGAATAA
- a CDS encoding uracil-DNA glycosylase, with protein sequence MIGPVVTPQPVLSAVYLIGQAPGPHEGRFGKPFAWTAGKTLFKWFGTIGLDEEQFRALTYMAAVCRCFPGKAVSGGDRVPNPQEIANCANWMAREFAILQPKLVIPVGKLAIEQIFGKVQLVDVIGKTFNKTLFDQCCDVIPLPHPSGASTWFKKEPGISLLNEGLSQIALHPSWQKLTHNI encoded by the coding sequence ATGATAGGACCAGTTGTCACTCCCCAACCTGTACTTTCAGCGGTCTATTTAATTGGTCAGGCTCCAGGTCCTCACGAAGGACGCTTTGGCAAGCCTTTTGCCTGGACGGCTGGCAAGACTTTGTTTAAGTGGTTTGGCACCATCGGCTTAGACGAGGAGCAATTTCGCGCTCTCACTTATATGGCTGCTGTGTGTCGTTGTTTTCCTGGCAAAGCAGTGAGCGGGGGCGATAGGGTGCCAAACCCGCAAGAAATCGCCAATTGTGCCAATTGGATGGCGCGAGAATTTGCTATCTTGCAGCCAAAGCTGGTCATTCCCGTAGGTAAGCTGGCTATTGAGCAGATCTTTGGCAAGGTGCAGCTCGTGGACGTCATTGGTAAGACTTTTAACAAGACTCTCTTTGACCAGTGCTGTGATGTAATACCGCTGCCGCATCCTTCTGGTGCATCGACCTGGTTTAAAAAAGAGCCTGGTATTAGCCTATTAAATGAGGGGCTCTCACAAATTGCTTTACATCCGTCCTGGCAAAAGCTAACTCATAATATTTAG
- a CDS encoding universal stress protein translates to MRVLLAVEDSKFGKAIVEYVASHSWKPGTMFKLLHVVEPALVGDSITAIYGVGLDNQILEERTKSGAELMEKLRHELQSAVGAALPVEVSVTIGQPQHAILEAADQWKANMIVMGSHGRRGVSRFFLGSVSLAVLAQAKCTVTVVRLAD, encoded by the coding sequence ATGAGAGTATTGCTAGCTGTTGAAGACTCCAAGTTTGGTAAAGCCATTGTTGAATATGTGGCGAGCCATAGCTGGAAGCCTGGCACCATGTTCAAGCTTTTGCATGTCGTTGAGCCCGCTCTGGTCGGTGATAGCATCACGGCAATTTATGGTGTTGGTCTTGATAATCAAATACTTGAGGAACGCACTAAAAGCGGCGCAGAGTTAATGGAAAAACTTCGGCACGAATTGCAGTCGGCTGTTGGCGCTGCCCTGCCGGTGGAAGTTTCTGTCACGATTGGTCAACCGCAGCACGCAATTTTAGAAGCGGCCGATCAATGGAAGGCCAATATGATTGTGATGGGCTCTCATGGCAGAAGAGGCGTTTCGCGATTCTTCTTGGGTAGTGTTTCGCTGGCTGTTTTGGCACAAGCCAAGTGTACTGTTACTGTTGTGCGTTTGGCTGATTGA
- a CDS encoding TonB C-terminal domain-containing protein: MAIAFATACLPGFALDTSTEPLSLKQFTELLPKTFKPKNDSPRGFCTWALEPEAKENERLEIYNSSQNPAFDNETKAVLQVLLNNHRIAPDSHWHIRFTNDGKISATAGDNQISYEPFIKKMQQTIKKNWSPPKQTQNKLAKVRFKIKFDGTISNIKLVTLSDNEEYDKAALAAIVAMGKLDPLPDGAPDAVDIEFDFAYNINSPPPLKPSGPAKSALIEALWQASINNQMQKVKEENKDLTPVITPKAKAK, encoded by the coding sequence ATGGCGATAGCTTTTGCTACAGCTTGCTTGCCTGGTTTTGCCCTAGACACTTCAACTGAACCATTGAGTCTCAAACAATTTACTGAGCTTCTTCCCAAGACATTCAAACCTAAAAACGATTCTCCACGAGGCTTTTGTACCTGGGCTCTAGAGCCAGAAGCAAAAGAAAATGAGCGACTAGAAATCTATAACAGTTCACAGAATCCAGCTTTTGACAACGAGACAAAAGCAGTATTACAAGTCTTGCTAAACAATCACAGAATTGCTCCGGACTCACACTGGCATATACGTTTTACCAATGACGGCAAGATATCAGCCACAGCTGGTGATAACCAGATAAGTTATGAGCCCTTTATTAAAAAGATGCAGCAAACCATCAAAAAAAATTGGTCGCCACCAAAACAGACACAAAACAAACTGGCAAAAGTACGTTTTAAAATCAAATTTGACGGCACTATCAGCAATATCAAACTAGTGACATTGTCAGATAACGAAGAATACGACAAAGCAGCACTGGCAGCAATTGTCGCTATGGGCAAGCTAGATCCACTGCCCGATGGAGCACCAGATGCGGTGGACATCGAATTTGATTTTGCCTATAACATCAACTCACCGCCCCCACTCAAACCGTCAGGTCCAGCTAAAAGCGCCCTGATTGAGGCACTCTGGCAAGCGTCAATCAATAACCAGATGCAAAAGGTCAAAGAAGAAAACAAAGACCTGACACCAGTAATCACTCCCAAAGCGAAAGCCAAATAA
- a CDS encoding amylo-alpha-1,6-glucosidase, translated as MTEFNTSFKRAGALALLVSLSMSLMMPQGLAQTAIQQPQADPFEIKAAIPNHPRLVLKLGNQFTVYDQSGLMPKGSNYGCGLYKDDTRYLSQWDILIDQQPLTLLSANTLDGYAARFIYGNKAAQNDGTPKATQALDQTLVLERNIVVGECLRERLTLTNYGIVPVETTLKISFASDFADMFEVRGQSRKKRGKWQGVKAIKTDDNAAIAAISYQGLDQIERKSYIGFAGVKPDNLDASTATFKLKLAPRQNAVIECAVSATEGDGTTPPRLFGNQDLTYIGQKTKADSSYKQWREAGASFSTDNQQFNQLLERSFRDLFILRQKTPQGNCLAAGIPWFAVAFGRDQEITGLETLVALPDTTKEILQTLAKYQGQKTDSFTEESPGRIMHELRLGEMAHLKEIPFIPYYGTIDATPLFLCLLNRYVQNTGDLDLAKKLWPNVELALTYIDSELGSQKYLSYGKFKGALSNQGWKDSSDSVMYSNGLLAKPPIALCEVQGYLYQAWSKTAALAETLGKKELAAKLYSKAKLLKENFQRDYWLKDKNYLALALDGQDNQCDVVSSNPGHVLATGILSREQGQRVAQVLNSSAMQSGYGIRTLAQSEKSYNPISYHNGSIWPHDNALAVEGLVYTGYKMEAAKVSSNILDVAIKQPDMRLPELFCGFDKGDSQRPVWYPVSCSPQAWASGTPLFMLTNLLGLQIDGAKNTIKIVKPVLPQGVNTVTIKGLKVGSGKIALSITPGAREPVKVLSQSKTVKVDLSAIK; from the coding sequence ATGACAGAGTTTAACACTTCTTTTAAACGCGCTGGCGCTCTGGCTTTGCTTGTCAGTCTCAGTATGAGCTTAATGATGCCTCAAGGGCTAGCTCAAACTGCTATTCAGCAACCACAAGCAGACCCCTTTGAAATCAAAGCAGCTATACCCAACCATCCCAGATTGGTTTTAAAACTGGGCAATCAGTTTACTGTCTATGATCAAAGTGGTCTTATGCCAAAAGGCAGCAACTATGGCTGTGGACTTTACAAAGACGACACACGTTATCTGAGCCAGTGGGACATCCTGATAGACCAGCAACCACTGACTTTATTGTCAGCCAATACGCTGGATGGTTATGCTGCGCGGTTTATTTATGGCAACAAAGCAGCACAAAATGATGGCACACCAAAAGCAACACAAGCACTGGATCAAACACTGGTGCTGGAGCGCAATATTGTCGTAGGAGAGTGCTTAAGAGAGCGTCTCACTTTGACTAACTATGGCATTGTGCCTGTCGAAACAACACTCAAAATCAGCTTTGCATCAGACTTTGCCGATATGTTTGAAGTGCGTGGTCAGTCGCGCAAAAAACGAGGCAAGTGGCAGGGTGTAAAAGCAATCAAGACAGATGACAATGCCGCTATTGCCGCAATCAGCTATCAGGGACTAGATCAAATCGAGCGCAAAAGTTATATCGGCTTTGCCGGCGTCAAGCCAGACAACCTGGACGCCAGCACTGCTACTTTTAAGCTAAAGCTAGCACCACGGCAAAACGCTGTAATTGAATGTGCAGTTAGCGCCACCGAAGGTGATGGCACGACTCCGCCTCGATTATTTGGCAACCAGGACCTTACCTATATTGGTCAAAAAACAAAAGCAGATAGTAGCTATAAACAATGGCGAGAAGCTGGAGCGAGCTTTAGTACTGACAATCAACAATTTAATCAGCTACTTGAGCGAAGCTTTAGAGATCTATTTATATTGCGTCAAAAAACACCTCAAGGCAATTGTCTGGCTGCCGGTATACCGTGGTTTGCTGTAGCTTTTGGCCGCGACCAGGAAATTACCGGACTAGAAACACTGGTAGCACTGCCAGATACGACTAAAGAAATCCTCCAGACACTGGCAAAATACCAGGGGCAAAAAACAGACTCCTTTACCGAAGAAAGCCCCGGACGCATCATGCACGAGCTGAGACTGGGTGAGATGGCGCACTTAAAAGAGATCCCATTTATACCTTATTACGGCACTATTGATGCCACACCACTGTTTTTGTGTTTGCTCAATCGTTATGTACAAAACACTGGCGACTTGGATTTAGCTAAAAAGCTCTGGCCAAATGTTGAGCTGGCGCTAACTTATATAGACAGCGAACTGGGCTCACAAAAATATCTTAGCTATGGCAAATTCAAAGGAGCATTGAGTAACCAGGGCTGGAAAGATTCATCTGATTCGGTGATGTATAGCAATGGACTACTGGCAAAACCACCAATCGCCCTGTGCGAAGTGCAAGGTTATCTTTATCAAGCCTGGTCCAAAACAGCAGCTCTGGCTGAGACACTGGGCAAAAAAGAACTTGCCGCCAAACTCTACAGCAAAGCAAAATTGCTCAAAGAAAATTTCCAAAGAGACTACTGGCTCAAAGACAAAAACTATCTGGCACTGGCTCTCGATGGACAAGACAATCAGTGTGACGTCGTATCAAGTAATCCAGGACATGTACTGGCCACGGGCATTTTATCCCGGGAGCAAGGACAGAGAGTAGCTCAAGTACTCAATAGCAGTGCCATGCAATCAGGCTATGGTATCCGCACACTGGCTCAAAGCGAAAAATCATACAACCCAATTAGCTACCACAATGGCTCTATCTGGCCTCACGATAACGCCCTGGCAGTCGAAGGTCTGGTCTATACCGGTTACAAAATGGAAGCGGCAAAAGTGTCCAGCAATATCCTCGATGTCGCAATAAAACAGCCAGACATGCGACTACCAGAGTTATTTTGCGGCTTTGACAAAGGTGATAGCCAGAGGCCAGTCTGGTATCCAGTGTCATGCTCACCGCAAGCCTGGGCCAGTGGCACTCCACTATTTATGCTGACCAATCTACTGGGACTACAAATAGATGGCGCCAAAAACACAATCAAAATAGTCAAACCTGTTTTGCCGCAGGGTGTAAATACTGTGACTATAAAAGGTCTAAAAGTTGGCTCAGGCAAAATCGCTCTCTCAATTACACCAGGTGCCAGAGAACCGGTCAAAGTCTTGAGTCAATCAAAAACAGTAAAGGTGGACTTGAGTGCAATCAAATAG
- a CDS encoding YaiI/YqxD family protein, with product MMIWVDADACPQAVKDVAIKAALRLKISIVFVANKALALPVSDLVASVVVPMGPDVADAYIVEHATQNDLVISQDIPLAASLVPRGVVVIDPRGTLFDQDNIGDRLSVRDLMTSLRDNGAVTGGPAPFGEKEKRQFASTFDRELTRLSRLK from the coding sequence ATGATGATCTGGGTAGATGCCGATGCCTGCCCGCAGGCAGTTAAGGATGTGGCGATTAAAGCTGCTCTCCGGCTAAAGATATCAATTGTCTTTGTTGCCAATAAAGCGCTCGCTCTTCCCGTATCGGATTTAGTCGCTTCGGTGGTGGTACCGATGGGACCTGATGTGGCTGATGCTTATATTGTCGAGCATGCTACTCAAAATGACCTGGTTATTTCGCAGGACATCCCTCTGGCAGCCAGTCTTGTCCCTAGAGGCGTAGTGGTTATAGATCCGCGGGGCACATTATTTGACCAGGACAATATTGGCGATCGTCTTTCTGTGCGTGATTTGATGACATCCTTGCGTGACAATGGAGCCGTTACCGGGGGACCTGCCCCCTTTGGTGAAAAAGAAAAACGGCAGTTTGCCTCTACTTTTGATCGAGAGCTAACCCGGCTCAGTCGTCTCAAATAA
- a CDS encoding DEAD/DEAH box helicase: MNSFSELGLSKQVIAALSECGYTEPTEIQANTAEVILGGRDLMASAQTGSGKTAAFALPVIECLDEPGKSPRCLVLAPTRELAIQVEAEFKRFSKYKELNTVTVYGGTGFAGQIAALRRPVDVIVATPGRLLDCIEHRYVDLSQVEILILDEADRLLDLGFMPQLRRIISKLPVERQTLMFSATLEGKVAIIAQEYMLDPVTVRVNQERLDVDSIDQQFLPIKEFDKDDLLVKLIRESEMESVLIFTGTKRKAGWVKDRLRDAGIKAEEIHSDISQAKRESTLKRYRSGAFNVLVATDVAARGLDIPAISHVINYDLPELPEDYIHRIGRTGRAGRSGTAMSFVSEEQRHLLSGIEKITGIKSEQPKVVAKKTSVRRFRPKFRR, translated from the coding sequence TTGAATAGTTTTTCAGAGCTTGGATTGTCCAAGCAAGTCATAGCCGCCCTGAGCGAATGCGGTTACACCGAACCCACAGAAATTCAGGCAAATACAGCAGAAGTAATCCTGGGTGGACGCGACCTGATGGCATCCGCACAAACCGGGTCCGGTAAAACAGCAGCCTTTGCTCTACCTGTAATCGAATGCCTCGATGAACCAGGTAAGAGCCCTCGTTGTCTTGTCTTAGCGCCAACAAGAGAACTCGCTATACAGGTAGAAGCCGAGTTTAAACGCTTCAGTAAATACAAAGAATTGAACACTGTCACTGTCTATGGTGGCACAGGCTTTGCCGGTCAGATTGCCGCGCTACGCCGGCCGGTGGATGTAATTGTCGCTACACCTGGTAGACTTCTGGATTGCATTGAGCACCGTTATGTCGATTTATCGCAAGTTGAAATTCTAATTCTCGATGAAGCCGATAGATTGCTCGATTTAGGGTTTATGCCGCAACTACGCCGCATTATTTCCAAATTGCCAGTTGAGCGCCAGACTTTGATGTTTTCAGCCACCCTCGAAGGCAAAGTAGCAATAATCGCCCAGGAATACATGCTGGATCCGGTCACAGTAAGAGTCAACCAAGAAAGACTCGACGTAGACTCAATCGATCAGCAATTTCTGCCAATCAAAGAGTTTGACAAAGATGACCTTCTGGTCAAACTGATTCGTGAGTCAGAAATGGAATCTGTACTTATATTTACCGGCACTAAGCGTAAAGCTGGTTGGGTCAAAGATCGACTGCGTGACGCCGGCATCAAAGCAGAAGAAATCCACTCAGATATAAGCCAGGCCAAAAGAGAAAGCACGCTCAAGCGTTACCGCTCTGGCGCCTTTAACGTCCTTGTTGCTACAGACGTTGCCGCTCGTGGACTAGACATACCAGCAATCAGCCATGTAATCAATTACGACTTACCGGAGCTGCCTGAGGACTATATTCACAGAATCGGTCGTACCGGGCGAGCAGGACGTTCGGGCACAGCCATGAGTTTTGTCTCGGAAGAACAACGGCATCTACTTAGCGGTATTGAAAAAATCACCGGTATTAAGAGCGAACAACCCAAAGTTGTGGCTAAAAAGACCTCAGTCAGACGCTTTCGTCCCAAATTTAGACGCTAG